A region of Larimichthys crocea isolate SSNF chromosome X, L_crocea_2.0, whole genome shotgun sequence DNA encodes the following proteins:
- the LOC104931320 gene encoding aminoacyl tRNA synthase complex-interacting multifunctional protein 1 isoform X2, which translates to MQSPNICGTMGRREELSDFQRGTVVGCHMCKKSVREISALLNLPRSTVSAVILKWKRGGITTALPRSGRPHKLKEEDRQVLEKVALENCLPSVEALTAEFQTASGACVSSRTVRRELHEMGFRGRVSTYNKPVGGEKAETKQTDKEVQVDVSRLDLRVGRIITIMPLPDTDGVYVQQVDVGEAAPRTVLQNRMVILLCNLKPAKTRGVLSQAVIMCASSQDKVEILDPPNGAVPGDRVTFQGFPGEPDKELNSKKKMWEQIQPDLRTDSQCVATYKGVAFEIVGKGVCTVQTMSDTEIK; encoded by the exons ATGCAGTCTCCAAACATCTGCGGTACGATGGGTCGTCGTGAGGAGCTGAGTGACTTCCAGCGGGGCACCGTGGTCGGATGTCACATGTGCAAGAAGTCCGTCCGTGAGATCTCCGCCCTGTTGAACCTGCCCCGGTCCACCGTGAGCGCCGTGATCCTAAAGTGGAAGCGTGGAGGAATAACGACGGCTCTGCCCCGGAGCGGCCGACCGCACAAGCTCAAAGAGGAGGACCGTCAAGTGTTGGAGAAAGTAGCGCTGGAGAACTGTCTGCCCTCGGTGGAAGCTCTCACCGCCGAGTTTCAGACCGCCTCCGGGGCTTGCGTGAGCTCCAGGACAGTCCGCAGGGAGCTCCATGAGATGGGCTTCCGTGGCCGAGTGTCCACGTACAACAAACCTGTAG gcggGGAGAAAGCAGAGACGAAGCAGACAGATAAAGAAGTCCAGGTGGACGTGTCTCGTCTGGACCTGCGCGTTGGACGTATAATCACAATTATGCCACTTCCAGACACAGACGGTGTTTATGTGCAGCAGGTCGATGTCGGAGAGGCTGCTCCCAGGACAGTG CTGCAGAACCGCATGGTAATCCTGCTTTGTAACCTGAAGCCAGCCAAGACCAGAGGAGTGCTGTCCCAGGCTGTGATCATGTGCGCCAGCTCACAAGACAAGGTCGAAATCCTTGATCCTCCAAACGGAGCAGTACCAGGGGACAGAGTCACTTTCCAGGGCTTCCCAG GTGAACCGGACAAAGAGTTGAACTCCAAGAAGAAGATGTGGGAGCAGATTCAGCCAGACCTACGCACGGACAGCCAGTGTGTTGCAACCTACAAGGGAGTTGCCTTTGAAATTGTCGGCAAGGGAGTGTGCACAGTCCAAACCATGAGCGacactgaaatcaaataa
- the LOC104931320 gene encoding aminoacyl tRNA synthase complex-interacting multifunctional protein 1 isoform X1 yields MQSPNICGTMGRREELSDFQRGTVVGCHMCKKSVREISALLNLPRSTVSAVILKWKRGGITTALPRSGRPHKLKEEDRQVLEKVALENCLPSVEALTAEFQTASGACVSSRTVRRELHEMGFRGRVSTYNKPVGGEKAETKQTDKEVQVDVSRLDLRVGRIITIMPLPDTDGVYVQQVDVGEAAPRTVVSELAKQIPVDQLQNRMVILLCNLKPAKTRGVLSQAVIMCASSQDKVEILDPPNGAVPGDRVTFQGFPGEPDKELNSKKKMWEQIQPDLRTDSQCVATYKGVAFEIVGKGVCTVQTMSDTEIK; encoded by the exons ATGCAGTCTCCAAACATCTGCGGTACGATGGGTCGTCGTGAGGAGCTGAGTGACTTCCAGCGGGGCACCGTGGTCGGATGTCACATGTGCAAGAAGTCCGTCCGTGAGATCTCCGCCCTGTTGAACCTGCCCCGGTCCACCGTGAGCGCCGTGATCCTAAAGTGGAAGCGTGGAGGAATAACGACGGCTCTGCCCCGGAGCGGCCGACCGCACAAGCTCAAAGAGGAGGACCGTCAAGTGTTGGAGAAAGTAGCGCTGGAGAACTGTCTGCCCTCGGTGGAAGCTCTCACCGCCGAGTTTCAGACCGCCTCCGGGGCTTGCGTGAGCTCCAGGACAGTCCGCAGGGAGCTCCATGAGATGGGCTTCCGTGGCCGAGTGTCCACGTACAACAAACCTGTAG gcggGGAGAAAGCAGAGACGAAGCAGACAGATAAAGAAGTCCAGGTGGACGTGTCTCGTCTGGACCTGCGCGTTGGACGTATAATCACAATTATGCCACTTCCAGACACAGACGGTGTTTATGTGCAGCAGGTCGATGTCGGAGAGGCTGCTCCCAGGACAGTGGTCAGTGAGCTCGCTAAGCAAATACCTGTGGACCAG CTGCAGAACCGCATGGTAATCCTGCTTTGTAACCTGAAGCCAGCCAAGACCAGAGGAGTGCTGTCCCAGGCTGTGATCATGTGCGCCAGCTCACAAGACAAGGTCGAAATCCTTGATCCTCCAAACGGAGCAGTACCAGGGGACAGAGTCACTTTCCAGGGCTTCCCAG GTGAACCGGACAAAGAGTTGAACTCCAAGAAGAAGATGTGGGAGCAGATTCAGCCAGACCTACGCACGGACAGCCAGTGTGTTGCAACCTACAAGGGAGTTGCCTTTGAAATTGTCGGCAAGGGAGTGTGCACAGTCCAAACCATGAGCGacactgaaatcaaataa
- the rnf150a gene encoding RING finger protein 150a — protein sequence MAPSLIRACRSLALSTWLLSFCFVHLLCLDFTVAEKEEWYTAFVNITYLDPVTSELKTEKTECGRYGEHSPKKEARGLVLVPTLLQDRQACDPSVRFPPVYHNTAWVALVAAGNCSYREKIRNVANYNASAVVIYNVGSAGANDTITMPHQGTGDVVAIMIPEPRGREIVALLEQHIVIMLQITIGTRNLQKYVSRTSVVFVSISFIVLMIISLAWLVFYYIQRFRYANARDRNQRRLGDAAKKALSKLQVRTIKKGDEETESDFDNCAVCIESYKPNDVVRILPCRHVFHKHCVDPWLQDHRTCPMCKMNILKALGILLNADCSDDVPPDYETSVGGPPTNPISGASEITVNESSVVLDSAGRAIGLQQHHPNAETEPQEGEESRIIASSEHQPPLSSDSDTSIMGREVGMSEVDLSREQGCQVPKS from the exons ATGGCACCGTCCCTCATCCGAGCTTGCCGCAGTCTGGCTCTCTCGACGTGGCTGCTGTCGTTTTGTTTCGTCCACTTGCTCTGCCTGGACTTCACGGTTGCAGAGAAAGAGGAGTGGTACACGGCTTTTGTCAACATCACCTATCTGGACCCCGTCACCTCGGAGCTAAAGACGGAGAAGACCGAGTGCGGTCGGTATGGCGAGCACTCACCCAAGAAAGAAGCCAGAGGTCTGGTCCTGGTGCCGACCCTGCTGCAGGACAGGCAGGCGTGCGACCCGAGCGTCAGGTTCCCCCCGGTGTATCACAACACCGCCTGGGTGGCGTTGGTGGCTGCGGGGAATTGTTCATACCGAGAGAAAATCCGTAATGTTGCAAACTACAACGCCTCTGCAGTTGTCATATACAACGTGGGCTCCGCGGGTGCCAACGACACCATAACAATGCCCCATCAAG GTACAGGCGATGTGGTGGCCATCATGATCCCAGAGCCTAGAGGTCGTGAGATCGTGGCCTTGCTGGAGCAGCACATCGTGATCATGTTGCAGATCACCATAGGAACCCGCAACCTGCAGAAGTACGTGAGCAGAACGTCGGTAGTGTTTGTCTCCATCTCCTTCATCGTTCTCATGATCATCTCCCTCGCCTGGCTCGTCTTCTACTATATCCAGAGATTCCGCTACGCTAATGCACGAGACCGCAACCAG aGACGGTTGGGAGATGCTGCCAAAAAGGCCCTCAGTAAGCTGCAAGTACGCACCATTAAGAAAGGAGACGAG gagACTGAATCAGACTTTGACAACTGTGCAGTTTGCATTGAAAGTTATAAGCCTAATGATGTAGTAAGGATATTACCATGCAG GCATGTTTTCCATAAGCACTGTGTAGACCCCTGGCTACAAGACCACCGAACGTGCCCCATGTGCAAAATGAACATCCTCAAAGCTTTAGGAATCCTT CTCAACGCAGACTGTTCAGATGATGTTCCTCCGGACTATGAGACATCTGTCGGGGGTCCACCCACCAACCCCATCAGCGGGGCGAGTGAAATCACAGTTAATGAAAGCTCGGTGGTTCTGGATTCAGCCGGGAGAGCGATAGgtctgcagcagcatcatcctaatgcagagacagaacctcaggaaggagaggagagccGCATCATCGCCAGCA GTGAGCACCAGCCTCCACTCAGCAGTGATTCGGACACTTCAATCATGGGCAGGGAGGTCGGCATGTCAGAGGTAGACCTATCCAGAGAGCAGGGATGTCAGGTGCCCAAATCCTGA